From Gemmatimonadaceae bacterium:
CACCCCGCCCCTAACGCGCGGTGGGCTCGTATGGGAGTTAGGGTCCCGACCCCTGCTACTTCGAGTACAGCTCGACGATCAACTGCTCCTGCGCCGCGATCGGAATGTCGCCGCGGCCCGGGCGCTCGAGCATGCGCCCGCTGAATGTGTCCTTGTCGACCGCGATCCAGGACAGCGGCGCGCCGCGCGAGGAGTAATCGAGCGCGGAGATCACCGACACCTGCTCGCGCGACTTGCCGCGCACTGCCACTTCTTCGCCCGGCCGCACCAGGTAGCTCGGGATGTCGACCTGCTTGCCGTTCACATGGATGTGCCGGTGGCGGATCAACTGGCGCGCCGCTTTCCGGCTGGCCGCGAACCCCATGCGGTAGACCATGTTGTCCAAGCGGCTCTCGAGCGCGGCGAGGAGGTTGTGTCCCGTGACGCCCGGCAGCTTGGTGACGCGCTCGAACGTGTTGCGGAACTGGCGCTCGCTGACGCCGTAGATGCGCTTCACCTTCTGCTTCTCGCGCAGCTGCTTGGCGTATTCCGACGCCTTGCGGCGGCGAGCGGTGGCCTGTCCGTGCTGGCCCGGCGCATACGGACGGCGTTCGACGGGGCACTTCTCAGTGAAGCACTTGGTGCCCTTCAAGAACAACTTGGTTCCTTCGCGACGGCACTGGCGGCAGCTGGGTCCGGTGTAGCGCATGGCTCAGACCCTCCGGCGCTTGGGCGGACGGCAGCCGTTGTGCGGAATCGGCGTCACATCCTTGATGGAGCGGATCTGCAGGCCGGCGGCGGCGAGCGCCTGGATGGCGGATTCGCGGCCGGAGCCCGGCCCCTGCACGCGCACGTGCACGCGCTTGACCCCCATGCCTAACGCTTCCTTGGCGCACATCTCGGCGGCCACGGTCGCGGCAAACGGCGTCGACTTCTTGGAGCCCTTGAAGTTCGCCTTCCCCGACGACGCCCAGGCCACCGCATTGCCGTGCATGTCGGTGATCGTGACGATCGTGTTGTTGAAGGTCGCGTTCACGTGCGCGATGCCTTCCGCTTCCACGACGCGCTTGCTCTTCTTGCTCGTTCCGGTTTTCGCTGTGGCCATGATACCGAGACAGTGAGGTAGATCGACGCCGCGCCCGCCTCTGCGTTAGGCAGAGCGGGCGCGGCGTACGTTACTTGGTGACTTTCTTCTTGCCGGCGATCGCGCGGCGCGGCCCCTTCTTCGTGCGCGCATTCGTGTGCGTGCGCTGTCCCCGCACCGGCAGCCCGCGGCGATGCCGAATGCCCCGATACGAGCCGATGTCCATCAAGCGCTTGATGTTCATCGCCACTTCGGTGCGCAGCGCGCCCTCGACGCGATAGTCGCGCTCGATCACCTGGCGCAGCCGGTTCACGTCCGTGTCGCTCAGATCCTTGATGCGGAGATCGGCGTTCACGCCCGTCTCCGCCACGATCCTCCGCGCCACCGCGCGGCCGATGCCGAAAATGTATGTAAGGCCGATCTCGACCTTCTTCTCGCGTGGCAGGTCCACGCCGGCAATTCGTGCCATCGGTTAGCCCTGCCGCTGCTTGTGTTTTGGGCTGCGCTTGCAGATGATCCGCGTCACGCCTTTGCGCTTGACCACCTTGCAATGCTCGCAGATCGGCTTCACGCT
This genomic window contains:
- the rpmJ gene encoding 50S ribosomal protein L36; this encodes MKVRSSVKPICEHCKVVKRKGVTRIICKRSPKHKQRQG
- the rpsD gene encoding 30S ribosomal protein S4 is translated as MRYTGPSCRQCRREGTKLFLKGTKCFTEKCPVERRPYAPGQHGQATARRRKASEYAKQLREKQKVKRIYGVSERQFRNTFERVTKLPGVTGHNLLAALESRLDNMVYRMGFAASRKAARQLIRHRHIHVNGKQVDIPSYLVRPGEEVAVRGKSREQVSVISALDYSSRGAPLSWIAVDKDTFSGRMLERPGRGDIPIAAQEQLIVELYSK
- the rpsK gene encoding 30S ribosomal protein S11, which translates into the protein MATAKTGTSKKSKRVVEAEGIAHVNATFNNTIVTITDMHGNAVAWASSGKANFKGSKKSTPFAATVAAEMCAKEALGMGVKRVHVRVQGPGSGRESAIQALAAAGLQIRSIKDVTPIPHNGCRPPKRRRV
- the rpsM gene encoding 30S ribosomal protein S13 yields the protein MARIAGVDLPREKKVEIGLTYIFGIGRAVARRIVAETGVNADLRIKDLSDTDVNRLRQVIERDYRVEGALRTEVAMNIKRLMDIGSYRGIRHRRGLPVRGQRTHTNARTKKGPRRAIAGKKKVTK